GAGGACAGTCTAAGATGGGTCAGTGGGGAACACAGTTCTGAGATCTGTTGTTGGACAGATTATAGAGCTCATTGTAGAGCTCACAGATCTTCATAAGGTATGGATGAAACTGATCTGTCACTGTCAGGCCATCCAGGTACTATTGGTATCAGTGGTAATGTAAAATATCAGGCTATTCAGGTAATATCCTTCAGAATGAcctcgacgggaccgcagtggagaagggggaaagcttcaagttcctcggcatacacatcactgacaaactgaaatggtccacccacacagacagtggtgtgaagaaggcacaacagcacctcttcaacctcaggaggctgaagaaatttggcttggcaccaaAAACCcttacaaacttttacagatgcacaattgagagcatcctgtcggctgtatcactgcctggtacgccaactgcaccgcccgtgaccgcagggctctccagagggtggtgcggtctgcccgatgcaaactatctgccctccaagacacctagagcacccaatgtcacaggaaggccaaaaaggtcatcaaggctgggacctagagactgaaaaacagcttctatctcaaggccatcagactgttaaatgctgttaaatagccatcactagcacattagaggctgctgacaatatacatagacttggactCACTGGCCACATTAATAAATGGAATGCtagttactttaataatgtttacacatttttcattactcatctcgtatgtatatactgtattctattctactgtatcttactctatgccgctctgacattgctcatcatatagttatatattcttaatttcattcctttacttagatgtgtgtgtacatgttgtgaaatacttgttagatattactgaactGTTAGAGCtacaaacacaagcatttcgctgcacccgcaataacatctgctaaacacctgtatgtgaccaataaaattggatttgattaagTTAATGGAAGTGCAGCACAGACACAAAAGTCCATCCCTGGAGAGTCTTTCACTCTGCTCCCATCTGGTGGCCAGACTGTGTTACTACTCCTCTCCATCAGAGAGACTGGGTAAAATGAGGAATAtcccaaacatacacacaaagtATCCAGAAACCACAACAATACTCCACGACAAGCTTTGGTTAAATGTCATGTTTATTCTATTGAGGAGGAACAGTTTAACAATGAACAAGAAATGAACAGGGAGTTTACAAAACAAATGAAAAGATAGAGAAATTATATTCACATATTCAACAATGACCGTTATTAATGATGATTTAAACTCCACATTTTTACTCTGGAATAAACTTCTGTGTGTTGGTTTGGTTTGGATTGAGATggcacacacactaaacacaaaaacacactgcCCAGTGTGCCACGATGCATCTATGAACatctcagagtgtgtgtgtgcatgtgtgtggtatgtatggtgtgtgtaggTCTCTGTTATTAAACAGTAGACATTAAGCCTAGCCAGGATTTGAGTGGAGATGTCTCATAATAATCGTCctcctgagtgagtgagtgagtgtgagagagagagagagcatagatatgtgtgagtgtacgtgtgtgtgttgtgttcactTCTTCTCCCCCTTGTCGTTGTACTCCAGGAAGAAGTCGTTGCAGGCGACGGTGAGCGCCCCCACCAGGATAACAAACTCAGTGAAGTCCACCTCTCCATCATTGTTGGCATCCAGGTCCCCCATCACCTTGTCCACTGCTTCCTTGTCCTGGGCATTCTGggtaagggagagaggaagacttttacgctgtgtgtctgtgcgtgtgtgtctgtgtgtgtgtgaagctccTTACCCCCAGGTAGTTGCCCAGCTCTGCAGAGAGCATCACTTtgagctctgctctgctcagggTGTATTTGTCGCCCTCGTCTCCAGAATACTTATGGAAGGTCTGGATCATCAGCTGCATGGCAGTCTCCAAGGTGGACACATTCTCTGTTTTGGTAGGGTTAGACATACTACAGAGGTAGAAAGACAATAGACATGGTTAGgataatgagtaggtgtttcacATTGTAGTAGGACATCAAGTGATGTAGCCTGTGCAGAGTGTTTTTGTATTTTCTCATGGAAGCTGAGCCAGGATCAGATGGATCAGTCAATCACACTGTagagagcagtggaggctggtgagaggaggacatctcacaataatggctggaatagagtgatatcaaacacatgaaacaccccccccccccaaacacttcatgtgtttgatatcactccattccattattatgatccatcctcccctcagcagcctccactggtacagTATCAACTGAGTTAGCAATCACCATGTCTGCTGAGCACGGCAGGACAGATGCTGCTTGTTCCTCAACCCTGTCTAGTTCCTGAATTAGTCACAAGTATAAAGTCATCCTACCCAACACCTGAAGAACTACAAACCCCAAGAGTTCTACTACATTACTAAAGCCCCAGACAGTTA
This genomic window from Oncorhynchus tshawytscha isolate Ot180627B unplaced genomic scaffold, Otsh_v2.0 Un_scaffold_17_pilon_pilon, whole genome shotgun sequence contains:
- the s100t gene encoding S100 calcium binding protein T produces the protein MSNPTKTENVSTLETAMQLMIQTFHKYSGDEGDKYTLSRAELKVMLSAELGNYLGNAQDKEAVDKVMGDLDANNDGEVDFTEFVILVGALTVACNDFFLEYNDKGEKK